ataatttacaTCTTATTTATTGGCTCAAGATTTATTTTGGCTACCTCTCTTTATTATAtgcaaattttttaacataCAATTATGTGCTtattattatgatgatgatgaagatgatatgAGTCGTGACGTGCACATTAATGTGATTGCGGGGTAGTGTTTGTGTTTGGTTTTCTTGTGAACACTATTGGTGGATTTCTGAGGCCACAGTCCTAGCCCAAAACCGAAGGTGTTTCTTCATGTTGGAAGCTGAACATGCCTTTGGGACTTTCAGACTTAGTAGCGGTGAATCGGGTCTCTTTATTAGCCATGCTTCTGATAGATATGGCCTCATGATAACTCTCTTTTCCTCCTCATCACTCTCTTGTTTCTCTCCATTTTCTACTTCTTCTTTTATTAGTTGCCGTTGTGTGTGCCGTTTAACTTCAACATTCTGATTTTGCAATAAACCAAGTCTTTGCAATCCTGGTACAATGCTCATCATCCATGGGCTTAGAGTTTCCTTCTTGAATATGAACCCAAGATCCATAAAACCCTTCACCTCATCCAGTTCTAGTTCTCTTAATGTCTTGCAACTCATCGATTTCTCAAGTTTATTACTTTCACTAGAAGTAGTAGCATGGTTTCTGAATCTTCTGTGACGGTGTTGAGAGGACGGTGATGATGAATGTGAACGAATTCTATTAGCCAAAACCTTCACTCTTGCGGacctttctttcttgtttttgttgattgttgaaccACCCTTGTgcattcaa
This portion of the Arachis duranensis cultivar V14167 chromosome 6, aradu.V14167.gnm2.J7QH, whole genome shotgun sequence genome encodes:
- the LOC107493445 gene encoding uncharacterized protein LOC107493445, which encodes MANKYFQCVIEEMDRLWFHQVILFTEPSAKPAPIPKPEKQKSVAITESLSSQSSIFSMSQLPDGGSETSTNESTSPEKQGGSTINKNKKERSARVKVLANRIRSHSSSPSSQHRHRRFRNHATTSSESNKLEKSMSCKTLRELELDEVKGFMDLGFIFKKETLSPWMMSIVPGLQRLGLLQNQNVEVKRHTQRQLIKEEVENGEKQESDEEEKRVIMRPYLSEAWLIKRPDSPLLSLKVPKACSASNMKKHLRFWARTVASEIHQ